In Nostoc sp. CENA543, a single genomic region encodes these proteins:
- a CDS encoding cadherin-like domain-containing protein: MSKNQISVATHLQSATQDVQQITTVNTNVAQAYRVYRFDSMYGSYLGGLTNFNGNLYFILVDGYQRETNAGIGKVDNATGIVTGVPSPDVDGLTYNTSINIIGDKLYNIKTNDYDFLNGALLSISVLDETTSSFVEIGQNLQYQIPTSFNGDSSFSQSLTNINGSLYLKTYEIINPDGLGSTLGSLWKQDASTDEFILLLTKNGILDYYEVNGVVYVVASDINTGLELLKIDPTTGNPVAFTDISLTPTASLAVPSYLMNKGGDTLYFAADDGNTGRELWKIDGLTGNPVLAADINPGIGSSNPYGLTEVNETLYFAANDGTSGYELWKIDQSTGSPVSVTDINPASEFVYFSQLTNINNTLYFSTDGTKLWRIDNSIGNAVRVRDVSSGSEVSLAYGSNFKNINGTVYFIGDEATTGRELWKIDQSTGDAILVKDINLGSGSSDISELTEVNGTVYFRANDSVTGLEAWTIDNSTGNAVRFKDIFPEYGFSNISIPQDINGTLYFVATNSTTGREIWRIDNSTNEPVLVADINPGAASSNPYGLTEVDGVLYFGVRFDNYNNDQLWAVTLIKRSNTFPVAVDDNLTTTGNTPIIISAATLLANDTDADGDALSITAITQPGYGSLIDNSDGTYIYTPFSEGDDGTDTFTYRISDEQGGSSIGIVKITINPNTITGTSASDTIYGTVGKDIIDGLDGNDKLYGGLGDDTINGGAGHDLLDGGVGADQMIGGSGNDIYYVDHFGDMTIETANGGTDLVQAAISWQLGEYIENLVLTGTEKINGIGNSSNNILTGNSAANVLSGGNGNDSLFGLAGNDTLNGGDGNDLLNGGRGRNVLTGGKGRDSFQLSRSLGGDLNIITDFNLTEDKILISKAEFGLRQGLGGLIPSAFRLGTSAITASDRLIYDQATGNLFFDTDGLDGNAQVQIAQFSNKVVLSNTNINVIA, encoded by the coding sequence ACTGGCATTGTTACAGGAGTACCATCACCTGATGTAGATGGTTTGACTTATAATACTAGCATTAATATCATAGGAGACAAGCTATACAATATAAAGACTAATGATTATGATTTCTTGAATGGGGCTTTACTATCAATTTCTGTACTAGATGAAACTACTAGTAGTTTTGTAGAAATCGGTCAGAATCTCCAATATCAAATTCCCACCAGTTTTAATGGTGACTCTTCTTTTAGTCAATCTCTCACTAATATTAACGGCTCTCTCTACTTAAAAACCTACGAAATAATCAATCCAGATGGACTGGGATCTACACTGGGATCGTTGTGGAAGCAAGATGCAAGCACAGATGAATTTATCTTGCTTTTAACTAAAAATGGTATTTTAGACTACTACGAAGTTAACGGCGTAGTCTATGTTGTGGCATCTGATATAAATACTGGGCTTGAGTTGTTAAAAATTGACCCTACTACTGGCAACCCTGTAGCATTCACAGATATTAGTCTTACACCTACGGCAAGTTTGGCTGTTCCCTCGTATCTGATGAACAAAGGAGGTGACACACTATACTTCGCTGCTGATGATGGTAACACTGGTAGGGAACTGTGGAAAATCGATGGCTTGACAGGTAACCCTGTTTTAGCGGCAGATATCAACCCTGGAATTGGATCTTCCAATCCCTATGGACTGACCGAAGTTAATGAAACGCTGTATTTTGCAGCAAATGACGGTACTTCTGGATATGAATTGTGGAAAATTGATCAATCTACAGGTAGTCCTGTGTCGGTGACGGATATCAATCCTGCATCTGAGTTTGTTTATTTCTCTCAACTCACTAATATAAATAACACACTTTATTTCTCTACCGATGGGACAAAACTCTGGAGAATTGATAACTCGATAGGGAATGCTGTGCGAGTTAGGGATGTGAGTTCGGGGTCTGAGGTTTCTTTGGCTTATGGCAGTAACTTCAAAAATATCAATGGTACAGTCTACTTTATAGGAGATGAAGCTACTACTGGCAGAGAACTGTGGAAAATTGATCAATCTACAGGTGATGCTATCTTAGTCAAGGATATTAATCTGGGTTCTGGATCTTCTGATATCTCTGAACTTACAGAAGTTAATGGTACGGTTTACTTCAGAGCTAATGACAGTGTTACCGGTTTAGAAGCTTGGACAATCGATAATAGCACAGGTAATGCAGTGCGCTTCAAGGATATCTTTCCAGAGTATGGATTTTCCAACATCAGCATTCCGCAGGACATTAACGGCACTTTGTACTTTGTGGCTACTAACAGTACAACTGGTAGAGAAATTTGGAGAATTGACAACTCCACAAATGAGCCTGTACTTGTTGCAGATATCAATCCAGGAGCTGCTTCTTCTAACCCCTACGGACTTACGGAAGTTGATGGTGTTCTGTACTTTGGTGTAAGATTTGATAATTATAATAATGACCAATTATGGGCAGTTACACTGATTAAAAGGTCTAATACCTTTCCAGTTGCCGTAGATGACAACTTGACTACCACAGGAAATACACCCATCATTATTAGTGCTGCCACTCTCCTCGCCAACGACACTGATGCAGATGGGGATGCATTATCAATTACAGCCATTACACAACCAGGCTATGGCAGCCTGATTGATAATAGCGATGGTACATACATCTATACTCCCTTTTCTGAAGGCGATGACGGCACAGATACTTTCACCTACCGCATCAGCGACGAACAAGGCGGTAGTAGCATAGGCATAGTCAAGATAACTATCAACCCCAACACCATTACAGGTACATCAGCATCCGATACTATCTATGGCACAGTTGGCAAAGATATCATTGACGGCTTAGATGGCAATGACAAACTCTATGGTGGTTTAGGAGATGACACCATTAATGGTGGTGCAGGTCACGATCTTCTCGATGGCGGAGTAGGTGCAGACCAAATGATTGGCGGTAGTGGCAATGATATCTACTACGTAGATCATTTCGGTGACATGACTATCGAAACCGCCAATGGTGGCACAGATTTAGTACAAGCAGCGATTAGTTGGCAGTTAGGAGAATATATAGAAAATTTGGTACTGACTGGCACTGAGAAGATCAATGGTATAGGTAACAGCAGCAACAACATACTCACAGGTAACTCAGCAGCTAATGTGTTGTCAGGGGGTAACGGTAATGACTCGCTGTTTGGGTTAGCTGGAAATGATACTCTTAACGGTGGTGATGGTAACGACTTACTCAACGGTGGGCGAGGAAGAAATGTTCTCACTGGCGGTAAAGGTAGAGATAGTTTTCAGTTAAGTCGTTCCTTGGGTGGGGATTTGAACATCATCACCGATTTCAACCTTACCGAAGACAAAATCCTGATATCAAAAGCGGAGTTTGGTTTGCGTCAGGGCTTGGGTGGGCTGATTCCTAGTGCATTTCGGTTGGGAACTAGTGCAATCACGGCAAGCGATCGCTTGATCTATGACCAAGCTACAGGTAATCTGTTCTTTGATACTGATGGCTTGGATGGAAATGCACAAGTCCAGATTGCTCAATTCTCTAATAAAGTAGTCCTGAGCAATACTAATATCAACGTCATTGCATAG
- a CDS encoding tetratricopeptide repeat protein, with translation MSLSLCMIVKNEATTLSKCLSSVKDVVDEMVVLDTGSIDRTPNIAQELGAKVHYFAWCNDFSAARNAALKYVTGDWVLVLDADETLTPKIVPQIKEAIARDEYLLINLVRHEVEAEQSPYSLVSRLFRNHPDIRFDRPYHALVDDSVAEIIKTQPQWEIGYLPGVAILHSGYQKTAIAQNDKYTKAQTTMEGFLAKHPNDPYVCSKLGALYVEMGKNNQGMELLKRGIAACKENYEILYELNYHLGIAYNRLNNPQQAMSHYQAAIKLPIYPMLKLGAYNNLGNLLKAAGDINGAKKAYETSLKIDPNFATGHYNLGMIYKSLGMFTDAIASYQRAIRLQPKYAEAYQNLGVVLLKIGNVQASITAFKNAILLHEQNNPDEAKRLRQGLREMGLV, from the coding sequence ATGAGTCTGAGCCTGTGCATGATTGTGAAAAACGAAGCAACCACACTTTCTAAATGCTTGAGCAGTGTGAAAGATGTTGTGGATGAAATGGTAGTCTTGGATACAGGCTCTATAGATCGCACCCCTAATATTGCTCAAGAATTGGGTGCGAAAGTACATTATTTTGCATGGTGTAATGACTTTAGTGCAGCTCGCAACGCGGCTTTAAAATATGTGACTGGTGATTGGGTTTTAGTCTTGGATGCAGATGAGACACTGACACCAAAAATTGTGCCACAGATTAAAGAGGCGATCGCCAGAGATGAATATCTGTTAATTAACCTAGTACGTCACGAAGTCGAAGCAGAACAATCTCCCTATTCTCTGGTGTCCCGTTTATTCCGCAACCATCCTGATATTCGGTTTGACCGTCCCTATCATGCCTTAGTTGATGATAGCGTAGCAGAAATTATCAAAACTCAACCCCAATGGGAAATCGGCTATTTACCGGGTGTCGCCATTCTCCACTCAGGTTATCAAAAAACCGCGATCGCCCAAAATGACAAATACACCAAAGCCCAAACCACAATGGAAGGCTTTTTGGCAAAGCACCCCAATGATCCTTATGTTTGCAGTAAATTGGGGGCTTTATATGTAGAAATGGGGAAAAATAACCAAGGAATGGAGTTATTAAAACGAGGTATCGCCGCCTGCAAAGAAAACTATGAAATCTTATACGAATTAAATTACCACTTAGGCATTGCCTACAATCGTTTAAACAATCCTCAACAGGCGATGTCTCATTATCAAGCAGCCATTAAATTGCCCATTTACCCCATGCTCAAATTAGGTGCATACAACAACTTAGGTAACTTACTCAAAGCCGCAGGAGATATTAACGGGGCGAAAAAAGCCTACGAAACATCCTTAAAAATTGATCCCAACTTTGCCACCGGACATTACAACTTAGGCATGATCTATAAAAGTTTAGGGATGTTCACAGATGCGATCGCATCTTATCAAAGAGCGATTCGCCTCCAACCCAAATATGCCGAAGCTTATCAAAATTTGGGGGTAGTGCTGCTCAAAATTGGTAACGTCCAAGCAAGTATCACCGCTTTCAAAAACGCCATTCTCTTACACGAACAAAACAACCCTGACGAAGCGAAAAGATTACGCCAGGGATTAAGAGAAATGGGTTTAGTTTAA
- a CDS encoding protein kinase, translated as MVNLMLGKTVGGRYQILTQLGGGGFSTTFIAQDIQRPGNPQCVVKQFKPLSNDPYTLQEAKRLFELEAVTLEKLGKHDQIPQLLAHFQENREFFLVQEFIPGHDLCEELPPVKPPLTEAEVIKLLQEILEVLVFVHQQNVIHRDIKPANIRRRTSDGKIVLIDFGAVKQVSVQKTSVDGQTNVTVAIGTPGYMPSEQANQVPKLSSDIYAVGIIGIQALGGLDFPNASSQGLPRHPETGEIEWRTKAKISHKLANFLNKMVRYDFRQRYRSADEALQAIKKISSKSLPIKVLIGVGIIAAIIPIILFILQTVIPKDNFLNYENNNEGIKIKYPQTWERQDLGNILTQELVTFLSPKESDADIFQDKLTVNVGKFAGTLDESKDLFVKEIKDTVSEANIVSISPATLANKRAYQLVFTGKNGANRVKNLQIWTLQDEQTYMITYTATVDDYDKFLPLAEKMIQSFEVK; from the coding sequence ATGGTAAATTTAATGCTGGGTAAAACAGTAGGTGGACGCTACCAAATTCTCACACAGTTGGGAGGTGGCGGTTTTAGTACAACTTTTATTGCTCAGGATATCCAACGTCCCGGAAATCCTCAATGTGTTGTTAAACAGTTTAAGCCACTATCAAATGATCCATACACATTACAAGAAGCTAAACGTTTATTTGAGCTAGAAGCAGTCACTTTAGAAAAGTTGGGAAAACATGACCAAATTCCCCAGTTATTGGCTCACTTTCAAGAGAATCGAGAATTTTTTTTAGTTCAAGAATTCATTCCTGGACACGACCTTTGTGAAGAATTACCCCCTGTTAAACCACCATTAACTGAAGCTGAAGTCATCAAACTTCTACAAGAGATTCTAGAAGTTTTAGTATTTGTGCATCAGCAAAATGTCATTCATCGTGATATTAAACCAGCCAATATTCGTCGCCGAACTTCAGATGGTAAGATAGTATTAATTGACTTTGGTGCAGTCAAACAAGTTAGTGTACAGAAAACCAGTGTCGATGGACAAACAAATGTTACTGTTGCTATTGGTACACCTGGTTATATGCCCAGTGAACAAGCTAATCAAGTACCTAAATTAAGCAGTGATATTTATGCAGTTGGTATTATTGGAATTCAAGCTTTAGGCGGTTTAGATTTTCCTAATGCTAGTAGTCAAGGACTACCAAGACATCCTGAAACGGGTGAAATTGAGTGGCGAACAAAAGCAAAAATTAGCCATAAACTAGCTAATTTCCTGAATAAAATGGTGCGTTATGATTTCCGTCAACGTTACCGTTCAGCAGATGAAGCCTTGCAAGCGATTAAAAAAATATCATCTAAATCTTTACCAATAAAAGTTTTAATTGGTGTAGGAATTATCGCTGCGATTATACCAATCATTTTATTCATATTACAAACTGTAATTCCTAAAGACAATTTCCTCAATTATGAAAATAATAACGAAGGCATCAAGATAAAATACCCTCAAACTTGGGAAAGACAAGATTTAGGAAATATTCTCACTCAAGAACTAGTAACATTTCTATCACCTAAAGAAAGTGATGCTGATATATTCCAGGATAAATTAACGGTTAATGTAGGTAAATTTGCCGGAACATTAGACGAATCTAAAGACTTATTCGTCAAAGAAATTAAAGACACCGTGTCGGAAGCTAATATTGTCAGCATAAGCCCAGCTACGCTTGCCAATAAAAGAGCATATCAATTAGTGTTTACAGGTAAAAATGGAGCTAATAGGGTTAAAAATTTGCAAATTTGGACTCTGCAAGATGAGCAAACCTACATGATTACCTACACAGCAACAGTAGATGATTATGATAAATTTTTACCCTTAGCCGAAAAAATGATTCAATCTTTTGAAGTTAAATAA